GCTCGCAAAACCAATACTGGCGCACCTACTCTAGAGCAGTTGGTTCGGGAAGCGTTTGACAAAGGCTTTTCTGATGTTCACTTAGGCGTAGGTGAAATACCTCGATTCCGGAACCGAGGAGAAATTGATACTACCAACTACCCTGTAACCGATGAAGCAACCTTTATGGGGTGGTTGCGAGAGATTTTGTCGGATGAAGAAATTCGGCGCTTTCAGGACACTCTAGATTTTGACGGTGCTTCCCAGTACGAATTTGCCCGTATCCGGATCAATATTTTTGATTCCCTACACGGCCCTGCAATGGTACTGCGACTCATTCCAGTCAAGATCTTGACGATGGAAGAACTCAGTCTGCCTCCGGTCTTCCGCGATTTGTGCCATTACCACAAAGGCTTGATCTTGGTGACAGGGCCAACGGGTTCGGGTAAGTCCACCACGATGGCGGCGATGATCGACTACATCAATAAGGAGATGCCCAAAAACATCATCTCCATTGAGGACCCGATTGAATTCGTTCACACAAGTCGGCGATCGCTGATCAAGCAGCGGGAAGTAGGAATTAACACCCTCAAGTTTGATAACGCCTTGAAAGCCTCTTTGCGGGAAGACCCAGACATCATCCTGATTGGGGAGATGCGCGATCGCGAGACAGTGAACACGGCACTCAAGGCGGCACAAACAGGTCACTTAGTGTTTGGTACCTTGCACACCAACAGCGCCGTGAAAACGATTGAGCGGATTTTGAACCTCTATAACCCAGAGGAGCAAGGCCCCATGCGGATTCAGGTGGCAGAATCTCTCATCGGTGTTATTGCCCAGGGTCTGGTGCGGACGACCGACGGCAAACGGGCTGCGATTCACGAAATCATGATCAACACTGACGCTATCCGTGACTACATTAAGCGGGGCGAAGTGGACGAAGTCGAGGCGATCATTCCGAAATGTACCTTTGACGGTATGTGTACGATGAACCAGTCTCTGTACAAACTGTATGAGGCAGGTCGGATTACCGAGGAAACCGCACTAGAGGCGTCGCCTAAGGCAAATGAAATGGCTATGACCCTGAGAGGCCGTATCTAGCAAGCGCCAGCTAACTCAGCAATAAGGGTTAGACCTTTTTTCCTAGCTTCACCTGTGAAGCCTTAAACAGAAAACAGACTGTTTAAGCGAGTTATTTACTTCAAGCAACTGCTTTCACCTAGAAAGTGGTTGCTTTTTTATGTGCCAGTTAACCGCAGCACCAGATTAAATCCTTACAATCTTCATATGATCTCCTCAACCGTAAATATCTCTTGAATCAAGTTCGCTCTGCCCCACCACAACTATTCAAAGGCATTGCCTTATTTACGCCTAAGGGGGATTTGATCTATTGCATAGACCCAAGTAAGCAAAAGCGTTGGCATTTACATTTGTGCGTGGCTTTGCAAGAAATTTTGGGTTTGTCGGAGCCTCCTCATTTTCTGGTTCCTTGTTATACAGCTACCATCGATCGCTGGCTAGACCCACAGACCCAGCAGGTACGAGTTGTTGCCGAGGCTTACCCTCCGGTTTTACGTCATCAAACCTTACTCAATGCTTTATTTGAGACGAAGCACTTAGTTTGGCAGCCAGTTCCTATCACAAATGGCTTGTGTGAGCCAGTCGTTCTGGCAATGCATCGCCGTCAATTTCCCCAGCTCTGGGAATCTCATGAATTGATTGTGCGCTTTGACCAAAACTTTTCTCGTTGGGATAATGCTGTTCCTGGGCGATCGCTTGATCTAAACAAGACAACCCCTCCCCCTGAGCGAACAGCACAAGGCTACGTGCTGCGGCTATTTGTGTCTGGGCATAGCGCCGCCACCGAACGCACCTTGCAAACTCTGCATGAACTCTTAGAAAATTCGCTGCACCATCCTTATACACTCAAAGTCATTGACATTTTGAAGCATCCAGAGCAAGCCGAGACAGATCAAGTTTCTGCGACACCAACCCTAGTCAGAGTTTGGCCCCACCCAGTTCGACGCATCGTGGGTGAACTCAATAATGTCAACCGAATTCTTCAAGTGCTGGGGGCGTCAGAGCCTTAATAATGTGGAAAACAGAGTGTTGGGGCACACAGTCCTGGGAAAGCCAGCGTCGTTACCCTCAAAGTATCAAGGGCTATGCAGCGAATAGCATGGTTGTTAGTATCCGCCACATAGAGGCAGTTATCCCAAACGCTCAGACCAGAGGGTTCTGAAAAGGCACTGGTGATCCCTGGCCCATCTTGATGACCAGATTTCCCGTGGCCTAAACGGGTTTGGCAGAGCTGAGTGCTAAGGTCAATTTGCTTAATTTTGTGGTTGTAGGTATCCGCAACCCATAAATTTTCTTGAGCGTAGGCAATTCCTAAACAGTGCTGTAGCCGCACCTCTTCGCCGATGCCATCTACGTCACCAAAATCAAACAACTGACCGCTACCACAGACAGTCTTGACTTGATAGTTTGCTCCTAGACCAACTGCCCGGATAGAACTGCTCTCGCTATCTGCAATATAAAGCTCTTGCCCATCGGTCGTGATGCCACTGGGCTGAGCAAAAGCTGCTTGGGTTGGCTCTCCATCTACACCCGCTTCTGCACCAGTGCCCGCATAGGTTTGGATGAATTCAGTAGGCAGGTGCATGGCCCAGATTTGGTGTGAGCCTGCCATCGCGATGAAGAGGCGATCGCCCACCAACACCAAATCCCGAGGAGAATTTAACGGCGTTTCTAAAGCCAACCCTTGCTGAGGTCGAATTAAACGGTTTTGGATGCCTGTCCCAGCGATCGTCTCTACCCGTTGCTGTCTCAGGTCAACACGACGCAGGACATGGTTTTCGGTATCGGCTACATAGAGAATTGACTGGTCTGAATCCAGGCTCATTCCTTGGGGCGCAAAAAAGTTGGCTTCTGCAAAAGGGCCATCCACTAACCCAGGCTCTCCCGAACCGATGACATGTCGCACTTCACCCGTTAGCGTGGTCATGACCAGCCGATGATGTCCTGAGTCAGCCACAAATAACCAAACTTCTGAATCTACCTGACCAACTAAAACTTTGCCGGGAAAAGCAAAAGGGCTGCTCAGGGATTGCTGCTGCTTTTCGAGTATGAAACTCAGCTCTTTTAACTGCAGGGTTTCTTGAGTTTGAAAATTTTGTAATAGTTCATCCAGTAAAGCTTCTAGTCGATCGCGGCTGACTTCTCCGGTTAAAGAATGCCGCACATAGCCAGCAGGGTCGATGATGACTAAAGTGGGCCAAGCTCGAACCGCGTACTGCTGCCAAACCTCAAAATCGCTATCTACCAGCACTGGGTGAGCAATGTCATAGCGCAAAATTGCTTGGCGAATGCTGTCTAGCTCTTGCTCGTTGGTAAATTTAGCAGAGTGAATCCCAATTACGGTCAGGCTGTCTTTGTACTTCTGCTCTAGGTACTTGAGCGTGGGCAAAATATGGAGGCAGTTGATGCAGCCATAGGTCCAAAAGTCCAACAAAACAAACCGACCCCGGAGCGATCGCAGCGTCAAAGGATGAGCTGTGTTCAACCAAGGTCGGTCTTGAGGAAATTCTGGGGCTCTAACGCGGGACATGGCAATCTCCTAGCAACTAGCCCCAGGAATTTTAAGGCGCTTCTACAGGTTCTACCTCTAAATTATCAATTGCAGTGCCAGTGTTAGCTTCTACGTCATCAGCGGCATCTGTAGCTGCGGGTGAGCTAGGAGCCGCAAACTTTTCTCGCAATTGTTGTAAGCGGTCAGATGATTCCGGAGCCTGAATAATAGGCACTTCTTTAGGCGTAAGTGGAACTACAGGCGCTGGCTGCGGACGTTTGCGAATTGAGGAAGTTGTCTGCTTAGGTTGAGCTGGTTTTGGTTTCGGCACCACCACTTCCGGCAAGGTGGGAGTCACAATGGGCGCAGGCATAACCGGGGCAGGAGTCGCCTGATGCAGCCGTTCAAAGATGTCGCCGTACTTAGATTCCAGCGTTGGCTCTGGCGCTTCGGGTGCCGCTACAGACGGCTCTGGGCTAGGAGCGATCGCGGGTTCTGAGGATTCGATGCTAGGTGCTACTTCTGGAGCCTCGATCGCTGGGGGTGCAGCGGTTGGCACAGGAGAACTAGGTGCTGGCTTCTGGAAGCGATTAAAGAAACCACCAGGCTTGGCCGTTGCTTTAGGTTCTACGGGAGCAGGGACAACTTCAGGAATAGGGACAGGCTCCGTGACAGAACTTTCGGGTGCTGCCCAGTCTGTGGAAGGTGCAACCGGTTCTGGTGCGGGTGCCTCAATGACCTTAGGTAGGCTCGGAGCTACCGTTGGAGCGGGCGCGGCAGGAGCTAAACCACGAAAACGATTAAAGAACCCGCCT
This region of Trichocoleus desertorum NBK24 genomic DNA includes:
- a CDS encoding type IV pilus twitching motility protein PilT, which gives rise to MTESQRPPTSPPPAPGPRVPPPPPPPMRSAATAVPTGATQQMPPQTMPMPAATAVQNPAPPPMAPPPGPPAGVPAGHRPGAPPSAPNAARKTNTGAPTLEQLVREAFDKGFSDVHLGVGEIPRFRNRGEIDTTNYPVTDEATFMGWLREILSDEEIRRFQDTLDFDGASQYEFARIRINIFDSLHGPAMVLRLIPVKILTMEELSLPPVFRDLCHYHKGLILVTGPTGSGKSTTMAAMIDYINKEMPKNIISIEDPIEFVHTSRRSLIKQREVGINTLKFDNALKASLREDPDIILIGEMRDRETVNTALKAAQTGHLVFGTLHTNSAVKTIERILNLYNPEEQGPMRIQVAESLIGVIAQGLVRTTDGKRAAIHEIMINTDAIRDYIKRGEVDEVEAIIPKCTFDGMCTMNQSLYKLYEAGRITEETALEASPKANEMAMTLRGRI
- a CDS encoding thioredoxin-like domain-containing protein translates to MSRVRAPEFPQDRPWLNTAHPLTLRSLRGRFVLLDFWTYGCINCLHILPTLKYLEQKYKDSLTVIGIHSAKFTNEQELDSIRQAILRYDIAHPVLVDSDFEVWQQYAVRAWPTLVIIDPAGYVRHSLTGEVSRDRLEALLDELLQNFQTQETLQLKELSFILEKQQQSLSSPFAFPGKVLVGQVDSEVWLFVADSGHHRLVMTTLTGEVRHVIGSGEPGLVDGPFAEANFFAPQGMSLDSDQSILYVADTENHVLRRVDLRQQRVETIAGTGIQNRLIRPQQGLALETPLNSPRDLVLVGDRLFIAMAGSHQIWAMHLPTEFIQTYAGTGAEAGVDGEPTQAAFAQPSGITTDGQELYIADSESSSIRAVGLGANYQVKTVCGSGQLFDFGDVDGIGEEVRLQHCLGIAYAQENLWVADTYNHKIKQIDLSTQLCQTRLGHGKSGHQDGPGITSAFSEPSGLSVWDNCLYVADTNNHAIRCIALDTLRVTTLAFPGLCAPTLCFPHY
- a CDS encoding circadian clock KaiB family protein, with protein sequence MNQVRSAPPQLFKGIALFTPKGDLIYCIDPSKQKRWHLHLCVALQEILGLSEPPHFLVPCYTATIDRWLDPQTQQVRVVAEAYPPVLRHQTLLNALFETKHLVWQPVPITNGLCEPVVLAMHRRQFPQLWESHELIVRFDQNFSRWDNAVPGRSLDLNKTTPPPERTAQGYVLRLFVSGHSAATERTLQTLHELLENSLHHPYTLKVIDILKHPEQAETDQVSATPTLVRVWPHPVRRIVGELNNVNRILQVLGASEP